Genomic DNA from Nitrospirota bacterium:
TTATCACCAGAGTTTTTAATGCAATTATTAATTATCCAGAGATACCTAAATGGGATAACGCTGTTAATGTACTTGCAAAAGAAATGGAAAATAAATACAAAAATTCTTTTATCAAAGGTGTTAGTAGGTTAGAGCTGTTGGTATTTAGAAAAAAATGACCATTGGATAAAAAGATGCGAGCGAAAAAAGTAATTGCCTTTAAACAACCTGTTCATGTGACTCGTCCTCTTTTGCCCGATTTGAAGGATGTCGTTAGAAAATTTGAGCAGATATGGGATTCACAATGGCTTACAAATAACGGGCCCCAGCATAACCTTTTTGAAAAAAAAATAAAAGAAGTTTTAAAAGTTCCGAATCTTTCTCTTTTTAACAATGGAACTTTAGCGTTGATCGTTGCCTGTCAAAGTTTGCGCCTTTCGGGTGAAGTGATTACAACACCTTTTACTTTTCCCGCAACCCCACACGTCTTGTCATGGAACAACATTAGGCCGGTGTTTTGTGACATTGATCCAATTACAATGAACATTGATGCTGAAAAGATAGAGTCTATGATAACACCACAAACAACGGGAATATTAGGGGTCCATGTTTTTGGTACCCCTTGTAATGTTCTAAAAATACAGAAAGTTGCAGATCGTTATGGTCTGAGAGTCATCTATGATGCGGCGCATGCTTTTGAAGCTGAAATTAACGGGCGGGGGATTGGAACATTCGGAGATATTTCAATGTTCAGTTTTCATGCCACTAAACTCTTTCATACTGCAGAGGGAGGAGCTCTTGCGTTTAAAGATCGTCATCTGAAAGCAAGAATAGACCTTTTAAAGAATTTCGGCATTAAGAATGAAGAAGAGGTGGTGATGCCTGGAATTAACGGTAAAATGAATGAAATACAGGCAGCCATAGGATTGGTTGTTTTGGATTATGTGGAGGAAGAAAGAAATAAAAGAGAGTTTCTCTTAGAGGCCTATAAGAAATGTCTCGATGATGTGGAAGGGCTCTCCTTTTTACCAAATGATATCCCTGGAGTTAAAAAAAGCTTCCAATATTTTGTTGTTCGAATTCATGAGAATATTTTTGGAGCTTCCAGGGATTTTGTTTATCAGGAATTTAAAAAATATAATGTTTTTACACGGAAATACTTTTATCCATTATGTAGTGACTATACCTGTTACAAGCATCTTCCTTCGTCAAATCCATCGAATCTGCCTGTGGCAAAAAAGATTTCTAATTCCGTTATCTGTTTGCCGTTTTACGGAGGGCTTTCCGTGAGCGATGTTGAAAGAATATGCGATATCTTAAAAAGTTTTAGAGGGAGGAAGAATTAAAAATGCCGAAAGTCAGTGTCATCATTCCTTCCTATAATCATGAAACATTTGTTGCCGAAGCGATTCAAAGTGTTTTGGATCAGACATTTCAGGATTTCGAAATAGTCATTACCGATGATGGCTCCACGGACGGGACCGTAAATGAGATTAAAAAATTCAGAGATCCCAGAATAAGACTTTTTATTTTTGAGAAAAATCAGGGCGCCTGCGTCTCCGCGAATAAGTGTGTTACAGAAGCAAAGGGTGAATATATTGCGATGTTGAGTTCAGATGATTTGTTTTTACCTGATAAACTTGAAAAACAGGTCAAATTCCTTGATGAAAATCCCGATATTTCTGCCGTATTCGGGCAGGCAAGGATAATTAATGAAAAAGGTAATGACTTCAGCAATAAAAGTCATTTTTATTGTAGTATTTTCAACCAACCGAACCGAAGTCGGTTTGAATGGTTAAATGTTTTCTTTTACAAAGGAAACTGCCTTTGTCATCCAAGCGTTCTCATTCGAAATAAATGTTATAGAGAAATCGGAATGTATAACGAGCGATTAGTCCAGCTTCCGGATTTTGAATTCTGGGTAAGAATCTGCCTTAAATATGAAATTTATGTGATGCCTGAATGTTTGATAAAATTTAGAGTTCGAGATGGTGAATTGAATGCGAGTGGAAATCGTCCTGAAGTCCATATTAGAAGTGTGTTTGAGTTCGAAAAAGCTTTGAGATTATTTCTTATTATTACGAAAGAAGATTACGATAAGATTTTTCCAGATGCCATAAAAGATCCTGAAATTTGTGATGATGATTTAGTTCCATTTTTGACAGCGTTGCGAGCCCTTGATGTAAAAAACAATCCTGTTTATTTCCGATTTGCTTTAGATACGATTTACTCACTTCTTGGTGAAGAAAAAATAGCTAGAAAAATCAAGGAGAAATACAATTTTGGATACAAGGATCTGGTTAACCTTTCGGCAAAGAACCCCCTTTTGATGGATATTGAAAATAAGAGCCGGATTATAAAAGAACAACAAGACCATATCAGAGAACTTCAAAACAGGGACGTTTTAACTGAGGATTCTCAAAATATCGAAGCACTCCATAATCTTGGGGTTATTGCATTTCAAAAGGGTAAAAATGAATTAGCGGCAGAATTCTTTCTTAAGGCTCTAGTTGTTAAACCGGATTATACTGAAGCTCATAATAATCTGGGAGTAGTTTTTTATGAACAAGGGCGTGATGAGGAGGCAAAAGCCTGTTATGAAAAGGCCCTGGCATTAAAACCAGACTATGCCGAAGCGTATTGCAACCTTGGAACTCTCTTGAAAAATCAAGGAAAAATAGGGGAAGCGCTCAATCTCTTTACAAAAGCGATGGAGTTGAGGCCGGGCTATGCTGAAGCAGAAAAAAATCTGGAAGAATTAAAAAGAAAAGAAAAGGATCAACTTTTGATTCGTAAGAGAGCTGGTTTGGGAAACCTCATGACCGAAAAAATGGACCTGATCAATTACGCATGTCAGCACTTCAATATAAAGTCCTTCGCTGATCTTGGCGGGGTCTGGGGTGTAGATGGCGGATATACTTTTTACGCTCTGGAGAAATATAAAATAGATAGGGCTTATTTAGTAGATACAGACTTCACGAGATTCGTTGAGGCACAACAACCATTATTTCCGCAATTGAGGCTTTTGAAAGCCAATTTCGGCAGCGACTCTGTTGCTGAAACGATAGCAGGAGTAGACGCTGTCTTTTTATTTGATGTGCTTTTACACCAGGTGGCCCCGGATTGGGATGAAATTATTAATAAATTGTCAAAAAAGATAAAATATTTTATTGTTTATAATCAGCAGTATTTAGGGCCTAACACCATCAGGCTTCTTGATCTTGGTGAAGAAGAATATTTCAAAAATGTTCCGCACAGGAGAGAAGAAGAACCATACAAATCTTTATTGGAGAAAATGTATCAGATCCATCCTTCTCACAACAGGATATATCGTGATATTCATAACGTCTGGCAATGGGGGATTACTGACATTGACCTTATAGAAGCCATGAATAAGCACGGATTTGAAAAGGTCTATTATAGGAATTTCGGAGAATGGGGAGGCCTGAAAAATTTTGAGGGGCATAGTTTTATATTTAAAAGGATTGACGAGGATGCCAGGATAAAGCAGACAATTGATTCACCAGTGAGGGAGAAGTTTAGATTAGAAGGAAAAACGGGAGAGAGCGCAGATTCCCTTATTCAGATAGCTCAAAAACACCTTCAGGCCGGTCAGGTGGATAATGCCGAAGCCATTTATCATGAGGTTTTAATTCGAGATGCCAAGAATTTCAATTCAATGCATGATCTTGGCCTTATTTCGTTTCAAAAGGGAAAAAATGAATTAGCATCGGAATTCTTCCTTAAGGCTCTTGCGATCAAACCTGATGATGCCGTCGCTCATAATAATCTTGGTTTTATTTTCAATGAACTGGGGCGCCGTGAGGAGGCTCGAGTCTGCTATGAAATGGCCATTGCCTTAAAGCCCGATTATGCCGAAGCTCTCAAAAATCTCGAAGAATTAAAAAAGAAAACGGAGCCGGATCGGGGCAACTTTCCGGGGCTTTCAGTCTCGCAGTCATCTGAGGTTCAGGATCCTCAGGTGAATAAAAAGCTGGCGTTCATTGATTTGGCTTTTCATCAGAGAACGAAAAGCACTTTAGAATTGATCGAGATTTTTAAAAGGTATTTTACTGTCGACGTTTACTGGGATGATGGGACGATTGATTTCACAAATATTGCAACACAGAACTATGATACGGTTATTTTCTTTCAACAAATTTATGGAATAAGGAAACTAATCGCACTGAACGTTAAAAACATTGTTATCATTCCGATGTACGATGATGCATTGGAATTCTCCGATTCCTACTTGAAGCAATTCAGTCATGTAAAATTTATTAATTTCTCAAAGATATTTCACCACAGGTTTCTCCAACTGGGGTTAAATTCTAAACTTGTTCAGTATTATATATCCCCCTCGACCCTTCCAGATCCAGCGCCTCATTTTAACGATTTATCCGGCTTTTTCTGGCAAAGAACCAATCACATTCGATGGAGTACCATTAAAAAACTGATTCAGGGGACCCATTTTGAGAAATTTCACCTCCACTGTGCTGTTGATAATCCGAAAACAATTTCCCTTGAAAAACCCTCTGGTGATGACCTGAAAAAATTTGGAATAACCATGACAAATTGGTTTTCAAACAAGGAAGAATATTTGTCCATTCTCAATGCATCCAATATTTTTTTCGCACCGAGGCTTAACGAGGGAATTGGCATGTCTTTCCTGGAAGCCATGGCAATGGGAAAATGTGTCGTTGCTCCAGATAATCCCACCATGAATGAATACATCAAGCATGGCGAAAATGGCTTATTGTACGATCCTGAAAATCCCGTCCCCCTTGATTTCAGCAAGGCTGAAGAAATGGGGAAAAACGCTAGAAAATACGCCGAGGAAGGATATCGGCAATGGAAGCAAGACGAAAAAGAGATGATTCAATTTATTCTGGGGAACGAATCTGATGGGAAAAATGATTTGCAGAAAAGAGTGGTTCAGGATCAATCTGCAGTTGAATCTATCACTGCAAAGGTTTGTACTTTTCCTTTCTGGTACCACAAAATCGAGCTTCCAGGCGGAGTTGTCACCCCGGGCTGGGCACCTCTTAATCCTGCTTCTTATGGGATTCCCGAAAGATTAGATGGTAAACGGGTTTTGGATGTGGGTGCCTGGGACGGCTACTGGACCTTTGAAGCTTTAAAACGGGGTGCAAGGGAAGTCGTTGCAATAGACGATTTCTCAGACTTTCTTGGTTCTCTGGAAAATTCAAGTCGTCGGGCATGGGAGACTTTTGATTTGTGCCGGGAGGCTCTGGGATATAGTGAAAAGATCTGCAAGCGTTTTGATCTGTCGGTTTACGATATTACGGAAGAGCAATTTGGCAGATTTGATTTTGTATTCTTTTTTGGAACGCTCTATCATCTTCGCCACCCTCTAGTGGCGCTTGACCGTCTTTCGGCGGTATGTGACGGAGAGATTTATGCAGAAAGCGCCATCCTGGATGATTTTAGTCCTTATCGTGGCGGGTTAAACCAGGGTTATAAGGGGCAGATGGTGATGGAATTTTATCCTGGCAAAGAATATGGAAATAACAATACGAACTGGTGGGTTCCAACCTTGCTTTGTTTTGAAAAAATAGTTGCGGCCGCTGGTTTTACCCAGACCCGGGCATGGAAACTCGATGAGTCTCCTAAAACACTTCCTTATTGCCGGGGGTTTGTCCATGGAAAGAAAGCCGTATAATCCTCTATAAAAAAAGAATAGATGTCCAGGGGCTAATCTTTTACATGAATTTTGTCGATTCAGAAGGGAATTTCCCTTGAAGAATCATAAGTCATTGAAAATACTATATTATTTATAAAATCTGAAGTTGATTTTTAATTAAAGTTTTGATTGAGTCTTTCCGATAAGTTATATGAGGCAGAAAACTCAGGGGTCAGAAAAGAGGTGAAAGACAAAAGTTAAGACCGGATTAAAGCCTTGGAAGATGGGAAGAGATGTTTAAATAACTCAATCAAGTTAATTTTAATGCTGGCAAGAACTGCCAGGTTAATCCTAGAAAAGGAGAAACACAATGGAAATTTCTTTAACAGCAGGTATGCGTGCGAGTGTGCTTTCATTACAAGACAATGCATCTTTGTTTGACGCCACCCAAATCCGATTATCTACCGGTAAGGCTGTCAACTCAGCCTTAGATGATCCGACCAAGTATTTTGCCGCTCAAAATAACACGTCGCGCGCAAGTGGTCTTTCAGGTTTAAAATCAGATATGAATGAAGCTCTTCAGTTGGTTAAATCGGCGGATAATGGTATTTCCGGGATGGTATTGCTTCTTAAATCTGCCAAAGGTATTGCTACGGCGGCGAAGTCTCTCACCGATACCACCGCATTGGCGAGTCAATTAACCTCTTATGTCAATATCCTGACTCAGGTGAATAAAATGGCTCAGGACTCCAACTATAAGGGAAAAGACCTGTTAGCCAATGCAGGATTAACTGCGGCCGACTCCCTGACGGTCAACTTCAGCACCACCGATACCAATTCCAAGATTACGGTTGCTGGTGTGTACAGTTCGGTGGTGACACTCGCAATCAAATCCGGGGGAACGATTTCAACAGAAGCCACAACCGGTACTGTAACGGCAGGAGCTACGGGTGGATGGGCCACTGCGGCCAATATTGATACTGATATTGCAACGATTGATACGGCCTTATCAACATTGCAGACGACATCGGCAACTTTTTCTGCGAATTTGTCTGTTATCCAGGCCCGTATTGATTTTACAGCCAATATGGTGAATGTGCTCAGTCAGGGAGCTGATAAACTGACGTTGGCGGATATGAACAAGGAAAGCGCTAACATGCTGGCTCTGCAGACACAGCAGGCGCTGGCAACGAACTCTCTCAGATTGGCTTCTCAGGCCTCTCAGGGGGTCTTGAGGTTATTCTCGTAACGATAACTCTTGAATTGGGGCGGGGGAAAAGATTCCCCCGCCTTATTTTTTAAGGAGTTAAACAATGCCTACAATAAACAATTCTGTAGAAATCACTTTTTCACAAACCGACAGATTGGGAAAAAACGCTTCCCTCTACGTTGGTCAGGCAAAAGACGGAAAGACCGGGGAGAGCCTGAAAGAAAATAAGGTTTATCCTCCCGTCGTGATCAATGATATGTTAGACTTTGCTTTAAAGAACGCTCTGTTGGTGAATAATATTAAAGATACGACAGGGGTGATTCTTGAACAGATGAAGGCTCAATTGGAATGGAAAGGGATCAACCTCGCTGATATGAATCCGTTGACGGCAAATTCAAAAAGTCTCGAAGTAAGGGAGAATATCTCCTCTCAGGGAGAGAGCGGGTTAGCTCAAGTGAATAGAGAATTTCTTCGGATGTTAAAGGGATAAATGCCGCTTAAGGTGACGTTAAAACCGAAAGAACGGATATTTATCAATGGAGCGGTGGTCGTCAATGAGGAAAAGAGCCGGGTTAATCTGGTGGTGGTCAATGATGTTCCGATTTTAAGGGAAAAAGATATTCTAACCGAAAAGAGCGCCGATACCCCCTGTAAAAGAATCTATCTGACGGTTCAATTGATGTATATGGATAAAGAGCATCTGTCTGAATACCATAAAAATTATTGGAAACGGGTCGGAGAGGTCGTAAAAGCCGCCCCCAGTACAACAACGATTATTCAAAAGGTCAGCGAGCAGATATTGATCGGTAACTATTATAGAGCTTTAAAATTGACGCAACGATTAATTCAATATGAAAAGGAGTTAATAGATGGCGGTACAAAATCTTTTCAAGGCGTATGAAGCAGTTGAAAGAAATACTCTCGACGGCCGTGATCTTGAAGCCCATGTTCTTAATCGGGGAGCACAGCTTTTAATTGAATGCCGGGATCAGTGGAATGAAACCGGGCATAAAGAACGGCTTGATCAAGCGCTTGGGTTTAACCAGAAACTCTGGACCTTTTTCCAAATTGAGCTATCCAATCCCAAACATCCCCTTCCGAAAAAGATACGGGAAGATATATTAAGCTTGAGTGTTTTTATAGATAAAACCATTTTTGATGTAATGGCCGACCCTGCCTCTGAAAAGCTGACATCCATTATCAATATCAATCATAACATCGCCGCGGGTCTTAGCGTCTCATTGGGCAATCAGGGCTGAGACAGTGGATGGTTTTGAAAATCAGCTCTTTAAAGTTCTCATCGTCGATGATGAAGAAGGCCCCAGAAGGGCCATGCAAACCCTCCTTTCAACAAACAAAGAATTAACCATACAGACCGCAGAGAGCGCCTTTCAAGCCCTGGAATTATTGAAAGCCTCGCCCTTTGATCTCGTCATTACCGACATTAGAATGCCCAAAATGGACGGCCTGGAGCTTCTTAAGGAAATCAAAACACTCTCCCCGGATACCATGGTTATTTTAATGACCGGGTATGGGACCCTGGAGAATGCCATTGATGCCATCAGGGGAGGAGCGTATGACTATCTCACCAAGCCTTTTCGCCTGGATGAAATGACCATCATGGTTGAAAAAGGGATTGATAAACTGAGGATAATCAGGGAAAACCGGAAAATTCTCGAAGAGTTAAGGTTTATTTTTGAAAAGGTTAAAAAAGGGATTGTTGAAAGAAGAGGGGATGAGGGGTCCCTGTTGGAACTCCTGGAGGACATTAAGCTGAGATTGTCGCGGCTTTACATCAAACATGGCCCCGTTTAATCCTGATCCATAGATAAAAGGGGCGGCAGGTCACCCCCTGACCCGGCGCCCCTTTATATAGAAGTTGAAAAGAGGCTTTCCGCATGGTATCTTCCTGCATGGCTAAGATGCGATCAGGTTAGGGAAGAGGATTCAAAAATGGAAGAAAAACCTTCAGATTCATCCGTTTCAGGAAAAGACAAACGCTCCTATCACCGGATTGGAACAGAAACTCCGGCCCTCTACCGCGTTGAAACGGAAACCCCGGCCCTCTACCGGAAAGCGGGCCAAAACAGGCCTCCGCACAAGAAGGTAAGCTCCCTTTTTCCCGCGCTTCCCCACCTCCCTCTCCCTGAAGGAATAGAAAGAGGAAGCCGGTATGATGACCGGGCGAATGCCCAGATTATTGAGCTTTTCCTCTGGCTCGATTGGAGAATTAATTCTCTTATCAAAATGATGTCAAGAGCGGAAGATGAGCAGGCCTTTCCCCGCCGGTCCCTTATTGTGAATATCAGCGCCTCAGGCCTGAAGTTTTACAGTGATGAACTTCTTCCTTTATCCGCGATCCTCGAGTTTCAGCTCATCCTGCCGGTTGTTCCTTTTAAAGAATTACTCATCGCGGGAGAGGTGGCCTGGATCA
This window encodes:
- a CDS encoding flagellar biosynthesis repressor FlbT, with amino-acid sequence MPLKVTLKPKERIFINGAVVVNEEKSRVNLVVVNDVPILREKDILTEKSADTPCKRIYLTVQLMYMDKEHLSEYHKNYWKRVGEVVKAAPSTTTIIQKVSEQILIGNYYRALKLTQRLIQYEKELIDGGTKSFQGV
- a CDS encoding PilZ domain-containing protein gives rise to the protein MEEKPSDSSVSGKDKRSYHRIGTETPALYRVETETPALYRKAGQNRPPHKKVSSLFPALPHLPLPEGIERGSRYDDRANAQIIELFLWLDWRINSLIKMMSRAEDEQAFPRRSLIVNISASGLKFYSDELLPLSAILEFQLILPVVPFKELLIAGEVAWINPLSDREEGDYVYEVGVEFKDMAEGDREHIIKYVVSRQLRLKREHKS
- a CDS encoding flagellin, which codes for MEISLTAGMRASVLSLQDNASLFDATQIRLSTGKAVNSALDDPTKYFAAQNNTSRASGLSGLKSDMNEALQLVKSADNGISGMVLLLKSAKGIATAAKSLTDTTALASQLTSYVNILTQVNKMAQDSNYKGKDLLANAGLTAADSLTVNFSTTDTNSKITVAGVYSSVVTLAIKSGGTISTEATTGTVTAGATGGWATAANIDTDIATIDTALSTLQTTSATFSANLSVIQARIDFTANMVNVLSQGADKLTLADMNKESANMLALQTQQALATNSLRLASQASQGVLRLFS
- a CDS encoding sigma-54-dependent Fis family transcriptional regulator: MDGFENQLFKVLIVDDEEGPRRAMQTLLSTNKELTIQTAESAFQALELLKASPFDLVITDIRMPKMDGLELLKEIKTLSPDTMVILMTGYGTLENAIDAIRGGAYDYLTKPFRLDEMTIMVEKGIDKLRIIRENRKILEELRFIFEKVKKGIVERRGDEGSLLELLEDIKLRLSRLYIKHGPV
- the flaF gene encoding flagellar biosynthesis regulator FlaF, giving the protein MAVQNLFKAYEAVERNTLDGRDLEAHVLNRGAQLLIECRDQWNETGHKERLDQALGFNQKLWTFFQIELSNPKHPLPKKIREDILSLSVFIDKTIFDVMADPASEKLTSIININHNIAAGLSVSLGNQG
- a CDS encoding DegT/DnrJ/EryC1/StrS family aminotransferase, encoding MRAKKVIAFKQPVHVTRPLLPDLKDVVRKFEQIWDSQWLTNNGPQHNLFEKKIKEVLKVPNLSLFNNGTLALIVACQSLRLSGEVITTPFTFPATPHVLSWNNIRPVFCDIDPITMNIDAEKIESMITPQTTGILGVHVFGTPCNVLKIQKVADRYGLRVIYDAAHAFEAEINGRGIGTFGDISMFSFHATKLFHTAEGGALAFKDRHLKARIDLLKNFGIKNEEEVVMPGINGKMNEIQAAIGLVVLDYVEEERNKREFLLEAYKKCLDDVEGLSFLPNDIPGVKKSFQYFVVRIHENIFGASRDFVYQEFKKYNVFTRKYFYPLCSDYTCYKHLPSSNPSNLPVAKKISNSVICLPFYGGLSVSDVERICDILKSFRGRKN
- a CDS encoding tetratricopeptide repeat protein, with translation MPKVSVIIPSYNHETFVAEAIQSVLDQTFQDFEIVITDDGSTDGTVNEIKKFRDPRIRLFIFEKNQGACVSANKCVTEAKGEYIAMLSSDDLFLPDKLEKQVKFLDENPDISAVFGQARIINEKGNDFSNKSHFYCSIFNQPNRSRFEWLNVFFYKGNCLCHPSVLIRNKCYREIGMYNERLVQLPDFEFWVRICLKYEIYVMPECLIKFRVRDGELNASGNRPEVHIRSVFEFEKALRLFLIITKEDYDKIFPDAIKDPEICDDDLVPFLTALRALDVKNNPVYFRFALDTIYSLLGEEKIARKIKEKYNFGYKDLVNLSAKNPLLMDIENKSRIIKEQQDHIRELQNRDVLTEDSQNIEALHNLGVIAFQKGKNELAAEFFLKALVVKPDYTEAHNNLGVVFYEQGRDEEAKACYEKALALKPDYAEAYCNLGTLLKNQGKIGEALNLFTKAMELRPGYAEAEKNLEELKRKEKDQLLIRKRAGLGNLMTEKMDLINYACQHFNIKSFADLGGVWGVDGGYTFYALEKYKIDRAYLVDTDFTRFVEAQQPLFPQLRLLKANFGSDSVAETIAGVDAVFLFDVLLHQVAPDWDEIINKLSKKIKYFIVYNQQYLGPNTIRLLDLGEEEYFKNVPHRREEEPYKSLLEKMYQIHPSHNRIYRDIHNVWQWGITDIDLIEAMNKHGFEKVYYRNFGEWGGLKNFEGHSFIFKRIDEDARIKQTIDSPVREKFRLEGKTGESADSLIQIAQKHLQAGQVDNAEAIYHEVLIRDAKNFNSMHDLGLISFQKGKNELASEFFLKALAIKPDDAVAHNNLGFIFNELGRREEARVCYEMAIALKPDYAEALKNLEELKKKTEPDRGNFPGLSVSQSSEVQDPQVNKKLAFIDLAFHQRTKSTLELIEIFKRYFTVDVYWDDGTIDFTNIATQNYDTVIFFQQIYGIRKLIALNVKNIVIIPMYDDALEFSDSYLKQFSHVKFINFSKIFHHRFLQLGLNSKLVQYYISPSTLPDPAPHFNDLSGFFWQRTNHIRWSTIKKLIQGTHFEKFHLHCAVDNPKTISLEKPSGDDLKKFGITMTNWFSNKEEYLSILNASNIFFAPRLNEGIGMSFLEAMAMGKCVVAPDNPTMNEYIKHGENGLLYDPENPVPLDFSKAEEMGKNARKYAEEGYRQWKQDEKEMIQFILGNESDGKNDLQKRVVQDQSAVESITAKVCTFPFWYHKIELPGGVVTPGWAPLNPASYGIPERLDGKRVLDVGAWDGYWTFEALKRGAREVVAIDDFSDFLGSLENSSRRAWETFDLCREALGYSEKICKRFDLSVYDITEEQFGRFDFVFFFGTLYHLRHPLVALDRLSAVCDGEIYAESAILDDFSPYRGGLNQGYKGQMVMEFYPGKEYGNNNTNWWVPTLLCFEKIVAAAGFTQTRAWKLDESPKTLPYCRGFVHGKKAV